The Solibacillus sp. FSL R7-0668 genome includes the window TTTTTCAAAATTTCTTGAACTTGTTCATAAAGTTGTGAATACGGAATTTGCATAGCAATCACCCCTACTGTAGGTTTTAACTTAATTTCATGGAGCATACGTTAATTGTATATGAATTCGAAAGGAGAGAGCAGAAGGTAATTGGGCTCATTTTTAAAAGGAACATTATTTTTAATGTTCGTCATTTTCATATCTAAATGTTTTGGATTTCTTTACCGCATGCAATTTATGCGTATCGCAGGTGAAGAAGTTGTCGGGCTCTACATGACCGCCTATCCGACATTTATCTTTTTTATTTCTCTTATTCAATTAGGGATTCCGATTGCTGTGTCAAAGCTTATCGCTCAATATGATGCGACACGCAAAAACGAGCAAACTGCAGCTGTTATGGCAAGCGCTATTAAACTATCTATCATTTCCATTATCGTATTTACACCAATCGTCTTACTCAGTACGCCTTTTATCGCAAAAACATTATTACATAATGAAAATTTAATTTTGACACTTTATATTAGCGTCTTCACGATTCCACTTGTCATCGTATCAAGTCTCATAAAAGCATACTTACAAGGGTTAGCTAAAATTGCGCCTACCGCTTGGGCACAACTGCTTGAGCAAGTTGTTCGAATCGGACTAATCATGGCTGTTTTGCCGTATTTTGTTTCAACATCCCCTGCCAAAACCGCTGCAGCAGCAATGGGGATTACTGCGATTGGTGAAATTTTTTCATTATTATTTTTAAGCTACTTTTACTTCCGAGCAAAACGAAAACATGCAATAACTAAAAAATCTAATTCTTCTTTCACGAAACCGATTATGCAAATTGCTTTACCCTCTGCTGGGAGTAAATTATTCGGCACATTTACCTGGTTTTTAGAGCCGATTGTTTTTTTAAAGGCGTTGACTGTTGCTGGGCTAACTGCTGGTGCAGCCACTACACTATACGGGGTAATTTCTGGTGTACATATCCCATTATTATTATTCCCGGCATTCATTCCAAGTGCGTTATCAATTATACTTGTACCTGCTGTTAGTAGCGCCTTGGCACGCAATGATTTGCCCCTACTCACAAAACGAGTTAGCCATTCCTTAAGACTCAGCTCTCTCGTTGGCTGTATTGCTGCTACCGTATTCTTCATACATGGAGACGAATTGGTCACTGTTTTGTTTCATTTAGAAGAAAATCGAGGCTACATGAAAGTTTTAGCACCTATTTTTTATTTTTATTATATTCAAAGTCCACTACATGCCATTTTACAGGCGATGGACGAGGCACAAGCCGCTATGATGAACTCGATTTATGGTGGTCTCGGCAAACTGTTTTTATTATTTTTCCTTGCGTCTCAGCCGGAAATTCAAGAATTTGGTGCTATTATTGCCATTGGTTTTGGCGTGTTAATCACGTCCTTTCTACACATCGCCTCCATTAAGCAACAGCCCAAAATTCGTGTAGGCTTCCGATTTTTTATTTTGCCCTATAGTGTATTTATCGTTACAGCAGCAGTTTTGCCTACCTACACGCACCAATATCCACTGACAATTCAAATTATGATAACACTTGTCGTTACCGTTGTATTACTTCTTCTTACAAAACAAATTCGCATTCAAGATATTTTATACATTCGGACGATCTTTTCGCGCTCGTAATTGGACAAACCACTTTCCATGATCATAGCTACAATAAAAAATATCTCTAATATTAGTATAACCTTGTAGCATCAGTTCGTGCTCAAGCCAAGCTACATCTTTATTAATAATTTTCAAATGTCGCTGATCCACATATCCATCTAGTACAAGTGGTAAAATTACCGGGTCTTGGTCCTTTAGATAGATGGACAATTTTCCAGACTGCTCTAAAAATGCATAGGCCACATCCTGTACAGTGCTCACACCCTGCTCACGTAATTGCTGTAGCAAATCATCTAAATTATAGCGCTGCTTTTTCATTTCAGCTTCACAAAGCCAGCCGTCACGAATGATTAAGGTCGGGTCGCCTTCAATAAAATCACGTAACTTTTTATTTTTTAAAATAAACCAGGAATTCACATACTGAATGAGAAATAATACACCAATTGGTAATATATCCTTCACTAAATCATGATTCAAATCATCCAAAGCAAGTGCTGCCACTTCTGCCATTAAAACAAAAATTGCCAAGTCGACAATGCTCAATTCGCCAACTTCTCGCTTGCCCATTAAGCGAAAAACAACAAGTAAAATAATATATAAAAAGATTGTTCTACCACTAATCAGTAAATAATCATTCATATGATCACCTCCTAATTAGCATGAACAATAATAGAAAATTCATACAAAAAAGGCTTGCAGAATCTACTTCCACAAGCCTTTTACTTATTACACTGATTCTACACGACCAATTGCTTGGCGTTCGAATTTTAAACGTGTGTTACCATCAACTAATAAATATACAGTTGTATCTTCAATTGCGTCGACTTCACCATGTAATCCACCAACTGTAACGACTTTATCGCCACGTTTTAAACTATTTTGCATTTGTGCCGTTGCTTTTTGACGTTTTTGTGCTGGTCGAATTAATATGAACCACATCGCAATGAACATTACGATAATCGGTAAAAATTGTACTAAAGCATCCATTCTCAAATTGCCCCCCTTCTATATCTCACTTTCATAGTATAGTATAAACTTACGCAATTTTGCGCAAAAAAACTCTAAAATTTCTCAAAAATTTATAGAACCGCTCATTTTTCATTCAAACCGTTAGAAGTTTTTTGCATTGGGCTTATTATAGCCATACTTCTCAAAGAATTCCTCTTTAAAATCACCTAAACGATCTTCACGAATCGCCTCACGAACTTGCTCCATTGTTTTAATTAAGAAGCGTAAGTTATGGTAAGACGTTAAGCGTAAACCAAATGTTTCTTCTGTACGCATTAAGTGACGCACATACGCACGTGTATAATTTTTACAAGTATAACAATCACATGTTTCGTCAATTGGTGTAAAGTCTTTAGCATACTTCGCGTTTTTAATAACCATACGCCCCTCTGACGTCATTAATGTACCATTACGAGCAATTCGTGTCGGCAACACACAGTCAAACATATCAATCCCACGAATCGCACCGTCAATAAGTGAGTCAGGAGAACCGACGCCCATTAAATAACGTGGCTTGTCTGCTGGCATCATAGGTGCAGTAAAATCTAATACTTTGTTCATAATTTCTTTTGGCTCGCCTACTGATAAACCACCAATCGCATAGCCTGGGAAGTCTAATTCAACGAGTGCTTCAGCAGATTTGCGACGCAATGCCTCATACTCGCCCCCTTGAATAATCCCAAATAAGCCCTGCTCATCTGGACGCTGGTGCGCTTCCTTACAGCGTTTTGCCCAACGCGTTGTACGGTCTACAGAGGCCTCCATATATTCATAAGTGGCTGGGAATGGTGGACACTCATCAAACGCCATCATAATATCTGAGCCTAAGTCGTTTTGAATTTCCATCGCTTTTTCAGGAGATAAAAATAATTTATCGCCGTTTAAGTGGTTACGGAAATGAACGCCTTCTTCTTCAATTTTACGGAACTTGGATAAAGAGAATACTTGGAAACCGCCTGAATCCGTTAAAATTGGACGATCCCAGTTCATGAATTTGTGTAATCCGCCCGCTTCTTTTACGATATCATTCCCAGGACGTAACCATAAATGATAGGTGTTCGATAGGATGATACCTGCATTCATCTCTTTTAATTCTTCTGGGCTCATTGACTTAACCGTCGCCTGTGTTCCTACAGGCATAAATGTTGGGGTTTCAAATGAGCCATGTGGTGTATGCACAATGCCTAAACGCGCCCCTGTTTGCGCACATGTCTTAATTAATTCATAACGAATGGGTGGTTGTTTTTTTGTTTCTGTCATCTATAATTCCTCGCTTTTCTAAAGTATTAACACTACTTCGAATCTTTTACACCTTGGCGTAAAAAACACCTACCACTCATTGTAGTAGGTGCACACAAATACTAATTGTATAGAGATTATAGCCTAAATGCAAATTACTTCTTCGGACGAATAAACATCGCGTCACCAAAGCTAAAGAAGCGATATTTTTCTTCCACTGCTTTTTCATAGGCATTCATAATCGTTTCCTTTGAAGCTAATGCACTGACAAGCATGACTAGTGTTGACTTTGGTAAATGGAAGTTTGTAATTAATCCATCGATTGCTTGATAGGTAAAGCCCGGGAAAATGAAGATATTTGTCCAGCCTTGTGAAGCTACGATTTTACCGCCATGATCACGCGCAACAGTTTCTAATGTACGTGTTGAAGTTGTGCCAACAGAAATCACTTTACCGCCAGCATCTTTCACTCCTTGAATCGTGGCAGCTGCTTCCTCAGATACGCTGTAAAACTCGGAGTGCATATCATGGTCCTCAATGGAATCCACACTTACCGGACGGAATGTACCTAAGCCGACATGTAATGTGATGAATACCACCTTTACCCCTTTTGCCTTAATGGCTTCCAGCAATTCTTCTGTGAAGTGAAGGCCAGCTGTTGGTGCTGCTGCCGAACCGCGCTCTTTTGCGAAGACCGTTTGATAGCGATCTTGGTCGTCTAATTTTTCGCGAATGTATGGTGGTAATGGCATTTCACCTAATTGGTCTAATATTTCATAAAAAATGCCGTCGTACTCAAATTTGAATGTACGTCCACCATGATCTAACTCACCTGTACAAGTTGCGGTTAATAAGCCATTACCAAACGTCACAACTGTGCCCACTTTGACACGCTTTGCAGGTTTCACTAATGTTTCCCACTCATCGTCATTCGTTTGCTTTAATAATAACAGCTCGATATGCGCCCCTGTTCCTTCTTTTTCACCCATTAAACGAGCAGGTAAAACACGTGTATCATTTAATACAAGACAATCCCCTTCGTTTAATTCATCTAAAATATGTCCGAATTTATGATGTTCCAGTGCTAGAGAATCCGGATTGACAACCATTAAGCGACTCGCAGTACGGTCTAATAATGGGGTTTGGGCAATTAATTGTTCTGGTAAATGAAAATCAAAATCTTCTACTTTCATGCTGATTACTTCCTTCTTATTCTTTTTGTGCAGGCGGATAGCCGAAATGGTCATAGCAAATCATCGTCGCAATCCGTCCGCGCGGTGTACGCTGAATAAAACCAATTTGCAGTAAATACGGCTCGTACACATCTTCAATTGTAATACGTTCTTCTCCGATAGACGCAGCTAATGCATCTAAGCCTACCGGACCACCACCAAAGCGCTCAATCATGGACTGCATTAATTTATGATCAATATGATCCAACCCGCGTGGATCGACCTGTAATAATTCCAAAGCCTGCTGTGCTAGGGCTTCAGAAACAACACCATTTGCTAACACCTGTGCATAGTCACGTACACGCTTTAGTAAGCGATTGGCAATACGCGGTGTGCCACGAGAACGACGCGCAATTTCATAGGCTGCCTGCTCATTTAGTTCAACGCCAAATAGCTCACCCGAACGAATGACAATTTGTGCGAGCGCTTCCTCATCATAATACTCTAGGCGGGCCAGTACACCAAAACGATCACGTAATGGCGCGGATAAAGCACCTGCACGTGTCGTTGCACCGACCAATGTAAAAGGTGGCAAGTCTAAACGAATCGAACGGGCTTCAGGGCCTTTACCGACAACAATATCTAAGCAAAAGTCTTCCATTGCCGAATACAATACCTCTTCAATGGCACGTGGCAAACGATGAATTTCATCGATAAATAAAACATCACCTGCTTCCAGTGAGCTTAATATGGCAGCTAAATCACCTGGACGTTCAATCGCTGGACCACTCGTCATTTTGACATTGACTTCCATTTCATTGGCAATCACTACCGCCAACGTAGTTTTCCCTAAACCTGGTGGACCATAAAGGAGAACGTGGTCAAGACTTTCTTGGCGTAGCTTTGCGGCTTCGATAAAGATTTTTAAATTTTCCTTTACTTTATCTTGGCCTATGTATTGCGCCAAGCGTTGTGGCCTTAACGAAAGCTCAAATTGCTGTTCAGCTTCTGCCGCTTGTCCAGAAAGTACACGGTCTGACAAAGTTCTCACTCCTTTTTTATTTTAACTTTAATAATAATTTTAACGCTTGTTTAATGTAAGCATCTGTCGTTTTTAAATTTTCATCTTCATCTAGTTGAGACTTGATTTTTTCTAGCTCTTTTTCAGAATAACCAAGTGCGACTAATGCTAACATCGCTTCCTCTAGCTCATGTTTATTTGGATTGACACCAAACAATGGGAGCTCATCTTCTGTGCTCGGCAATTCAACCGCATCTAGCAGCATGTCCAGCTTGCCCTTTAAATCTAAAATCATTTGACGCGCTGTTTTCTTACCGACACCTGGAAAGCGCACTAAAAAGGCCTCATCCTCCATTTCAATTGCTTGAATAACGGAAGTCGGATTGCCACTTGCTAAAATGGCTAAGGCTCCTTTTGGACCAATGCCTGACACTTGTATGAGCTTTTTAAATAATTCACGCTGCTCTAAACTATGAAAACCGTATAAATTTTGTGCATCCTCACGCACTTGCATCGATACGAATATTTGCTGCTCACTTGCTGACATTCGAAAAGCATATGGATTTGGTGTATAAAGTAACCACCCTACCCCTTGTTGCTCCAACACGATATACTCTGGCGTAATTCGCGTCACTTGTCCTTTTAAATAATCATACATCGCTTATCCCTCACATTTCTGGCTTCATTATAGCATAGTTTGATTGGATTTACCGAACGTATGTTGCATTAACCAATAGAAAAGACTGCCTAATCGACAGCCTTTCTAAGTGTAACATATTCTACTTCATCATAGTTTGAATCGTGCTTTTTAACGGCGCTTTATATTTGAGCCAATCACGAACAATCGATTGGATAAATGGATAGCAGGAAAGCTTCTGCCGTTGGTTTAATTTCAAATAAAATAAGCTTTCTCTTAAGATTTCATTCGGGAAATTCAAATAATGCAATTTATGCTTGGCTGTTTGTAAATACGGATGCGTTTTCATCAGCTTTGCTAAATTATATTTTGT containing:
- the tgt gene encoding tRNA guanosine(34) transglycosylase Tgt, whose translation is MTETKKQPPIRYELIKTCAQTGARLGIVHTPHGSFETPTFMPVGTQATVKSMSPEELKEMNAGIILSNTYHLWLRPGNDIVKEAGGLHKFMNWDRPILTDSGGFQVFSLSKFRKIEEEGVHFRNHLNGDKLFLSPEKAMEIQNDLGSDIMMAFDECPPFPATYEYMEASVDRTTRWAKRCKEAHQRPDEQGLFGIIQGGEYEALRRKSAEALVELDFPGYAIGGLSVGEPKEIMNKVLDFTAPMMPADKPRYLMGVGSPDSLIDGAIRGIDMFDCVLPTRIARNGTLMTSEGRMVIKNAKYAKDFTPIDETCDCYTCKNYTRAYVRHLMRTEETFGLRLTSYHNLRFLIKTMEQVREAIREDRLGDFKEEFFEKYGYNKPNAKNF
- the yajC gene encoding preprotein translocase subunit YajC, producing the protein MDALVQFLPIIVMFIAMWFILIRPAQKRQKATAQMQNSLKRGDKVVTVGGLHGEVDAIEDTTVYLLVDGNTRLKFERQAIGRVESV
- the ruvA gene encoding Holliday junction branch migration protein RuvA, with the protein product MYDYLKGQVTRITPEYIVLEQQGVGWLLYTPNPYAFRMSASEQQIFVSMQVREDAQNLYGFHSLEQRELFKKLIQVSGIGPKGALAILASGNPTSVIQAIEMEDEAFLVRFPGVGKKTARQMILDLKGKLDMLLDAVELPSTEDELPLFGVNPNKHELEEAMLALVALGYSEKELEKIKSQLDEDENLKTTDAYIKQALKLLLKLK
- a CDS encoding putative polysaccharide biosynthesis protein; this translates as MFVIFISKCFGFLYRMQFMRIAGEEVVGLYMTAYPTFIFFISLIQLGIPIAVSKLIAQYDATRKNEQTAAVMASAIKLSIISIIVFTPIVLLSTPFIAKTLLHNENLILTLYISVFTIPLVIVSSLIKAYLQGLAKIAPTAWAQLLEQVVRIGLIMAVLPYFVSTSPAKTAAAAMGITAIGEIFSLLFLSYFYFRAKRKHAITKKSNSSFTKPIMQIALPSAGSKLFGTFTWFLEPIVFLKALTVAGLTAGAATTLYGVISGVHIPLLLFPAFIPSALSIILVPAVSSALARNDLPLLTKRVSHSLRLSSLVGCIAATVFFIHGDELVTVLFHLEENRGYMKVLAPIFYFYYIQSPLHAILQAMDEAQAAMMNSIYGGLGKLFLLFFLASQPEIQEFGAIIAIGFGVLITSFLHIASIKQQPKIRVGFRFFILPYSVFIVTAAVLPTYTHQYPLTIQIMITLVVTVVLLLLTKQIRIQDILYIRTIFSRS
- the ruvB gene encoding Holliday junction branch migration DNA helicase RuvB; amino-acid sequence: MSDRVLSGQAAEAEQQFELSLRPQRLAQYIGQDKVKENLKIFIEAAKLRQESLDHVLLYGPPGLGKTTLAVVIANEMEVNVKMTSGPAIERPGDLAAILSSLEAGDVLFIDEIHRLPRAIEEVLYSAMEDFCLDIVVGKGPEARSIRLDLPPFTLVGATTRAGALSAPLRDRFGVLARLEYYDEEALAQIVIRSGELFGVELNEQAAYEIARRSRGTPRIANRLLKRVRDYAQVLANGVVSEALAQQALELLQVDPRGLDHIDHKLMQSMIERFGGGPVGLDALAASIGEERITIEDVYEPYLLQIGFIQRTPRGRIATMICYDHFGYPPAQKE
- the queA gene encoding tRNA preQ1(34) S-adenosylmethionine ribosyltransferase-isomerase QueA, which produces MKVEDFDFHLPEQLIAQTPLLDRTASRLMVVNPDSLALEHHKFGHILDELNEGDCLVLNDTRVLPARLMGEKEGTGAHIELLLLKQTNDDEWETLVKPAKRVKVGTVVTFGNGLLTATCTGELDHGGRTFKFEYDGIFYEILDQLGEMPLPPYIREKLDDQDRYQTVFAKERGSAAAPTAGLHFTEELLEAIKAKGVKVVFITLHVGLGTFRPVSVDSIEDHDMHSEFYSVSEEAAATIQGVKDAGGKVISVGTTSTRTLETVARDHGGKIVASQGWTNIFIFPGFTYQAIDGLITNFHLPKSTLVMLVSALASKETIMNAYEKAVEEKYRFFSFGDAMFIRPKK
- a CDS encoding DUF421 domain-containing protein, translating into MNDYLLISGRTIFLYIILLVVFRLMGKREVGELSIVDLAIFVLMAEVAALALDDLNHDLVKDILPIGVLFLIQYVNSWFILKNKKLRDFIEGDPTLIIRDGWLCEAEMKKQRYNLDDLLQQLREQGVSTVQDVAYAFLEQSGKLSIYLKDQDPVILPLVLDGYVDQRHLKIINKDVAWLEHELMLQGYTNIRDIFYCSYDHGKWFVQLRARKDRPNV